The following nucleotide sequence is from Longimicrobiales bacterium.
CGGTTGTAGAGGTCCGGATCGACCGCGTACACGCGTGCATTCCGCACCGCAGCCACCTCGCGCCAGCCGGGTGCACCGGCGAGGCCGGCGAGCGGGTCGTCGAGCGCGCGGTCGCTCGGACGGATGATCACGTCCGGCTGCCGGCGCACGATCTCCTCGAGCGACACCTGCGGCCACAGCTGCTGCATGTCGGCGAACACGTTCTCGCCGCCGGCGATCGTTACGAGGTCATCCACGAATGTGCCGGGCCCCGCGATCATGGGCGGGTCGGCGGAGAGGAGGTAAAGCACGCGGGGCGCCGTCCGACCGGCGACAGCCGCACGCACCGCGGCGAGAGAGTCATCGATCGCATCGATGAGGGAATCGGCGCGGGCGTCGGCACCGAGCAGCACTCCCAGCCGCTCGATCATCGAATGGATCTGCGCGACCGATTCCACACGCGACGCATAGACCGGGATGCCGATGTCACCCAGACGCTGCACCACGTCACGCGACTGCGCGTCCGGCCATGCGATCACGAGATCCGGTTGCCGGGCCGCCAGCCACTCGACACTCGGCGTGAGCGCGTTACCGATCGATGGGAGATGCGCGAGGCGCGGATCCATGTCCCAGCGCGTACGGGCCACCAGTACTGAGGGGCCGGCGAGGATCGCGACGATCTCGGTCTGGGCGGGGATCATGGAGATGACGCGGCGCGCGGCGCTGTCGAGCGCCACCGTCCTGCCCGCATCGTCGACGACGACGATATCGGACGCAGGGCGCCGTGAACTGGTGCCCTCGCTGCCGCATCCCATCGAGAACACGGCACAGAGAGCGATCAGCGCCAGGCATCGAGCCGTCGCGCACGACCGGCGCGCGGCCCCTCGCCGCGCGTTCGGAGTCCCGTCCATAACCACGAAAAAACCCGCCTCTTCCGGCAGGAAGGACGGGTGCGCACGACCACGGCAGATGCCGGCATCGCAGTCCCGGACCCCTCCCTGCGAAGGGTCACGTAAATCGGGACACGAACGGAGCCGGTCTCCTGGCTCGAGGCGGAGCCACCCACCTTCCCAGGCCATCAGGCCCAGTGGTTCGTCGGGTGGTCCACACCGATCACATGACCGTGATCGGGCCTCTTACAGTGGCGGGGCCGCGCCGGTTTTGCACCGGTCTTCCGTTAGGCCCCGTTCGTGGTCTGAATTGTCGCGGTAAGGTTAACCGGGGCGGGTCGTTCCGACAAGCGACGCGCGGACGTCAGCCGGTGGCGGTGTCCGCCGCGGCTGCGGAATCCGCTGCGGCCGGGGTCGGCACGCTGCGCGATCCTTCCTCGCAGCGATCCCGGAAGATGCGGCGCCAGCTGCCGTCCTGCCCCAGGCCGACAGCTTCGAACCACGAATCGGATGTGCCGTACACCTGCAGCAGAAGCTCGGGCGTGCCGTCACGGCTCCAGTCCAGGTAGTCGACCACGCGCGGCGCCGCCTTCCCTGTTTCCGGATAGCTGCGGAACCCGACGTAAGTCGTGTCGTAGCCCGTCTGCGACGCGGTCGGCGCGAAAATGAAAAAGAGCGAATATCCGGTATTATCGAGACCCGGCCCCAGTGTGTCGCCGACGAGCAGTGTGGCGGCATACGCGTTGGTACCGGTTGCGCCGGTGGGGAACGCGGTCACCTGCTCGAGCGCCGCGGCCCAGTTGCCGGGCAGCTCAGCGCCGCGCGCGCGCACGGCGCGCTCCGCGAGGATGGGGGCGATGCGCGCACGAACACCGGGCGGCACCTCGGGGCGGTCGGCGCGTGGCGGAACCGTCGGCGCGTCCGCACGGGCGAGCGCGAGGAACTCGACCGCGGTTACATTGCTCGACAGCTCGAGTGCGCCGGTGGCGGTCGGGAGCAGCGGGCAGGTCGGGGTCTCCGGCACACCAGCGTTGTGAACGACGAACGTACCGGCGCGGCGGCCGCCGCTGAACAGCGTGAACTCACCGCCCTGGCGCATGAACTCGGCGACGAACCTGCCGGCGTACGTGGCGGCATCGCCCGTCGCCCGGATCGGAGCGATCGAGTCACCGCTGATCTGTCCGACCGGCGTCATGAAGCCGCCTTCTGCCGTCCGCGCGACGTAGTACAGCACCGGCTCGGTCGGCAGCGGCTCGACCCCCGCCTCTTCCGTGCCCTCCGGCGCCTCCACCGCCTTCGGCGGCGGGTGCACCACGGCGATGTCGGTTCCGCCCCAGCTCACGTTGTCGCAGCCTGCGAGAAGAATTACAATCAGGCCGGCTGCGGCGTGAGCGATCCGGATCACTGGCTTCATGGCTCCACCTTGTTCCCCCTCGAATGACCCCGACAAAGTACGGGCGCGCGTTCTTCGCTGGCAATCGCCGGACCAGCCGCCGACGGGCTGCGGTCGGAAAGTCAGGCTCACATCGTCATGCCGGTTGCCGCCCGGCGTATGCGAAGGGCTTCGGATGTCGGACTTGCGATGTGTCGAGCGGCCAAAGTGAAGAAGTGAAACCTGGTCCGACAGAGTTCCGGTATGTCCTCGGCCACTGGAGCACGGGAGTGGCGATCGTCACCACGCTGACCCGCTCCGGCGGCCCATGCGGGCTGACCGCGAACGCCATTGCCGCCGTGTCCCTGACACCCCCTCTCGTGCTGGCCTGCGTGGAGCGTGGCGCTGATACGCACGAGGCGCTGCGTCATGCGGGCGTGTTCTCGATCAACATTCTGGCGGCCGGCAGTGAGGCGATGGCCCGCCGGTTCGCCGGGGACGATGCCGGCGGGAAGTTCGCTGGTGTGTCGTTCCATACGGAGGCGAGCGGTGCGCCCGTGCTCGATGAGGCGCTCGCCTGGGTCGACTGCCGGGTTCATGCGGACTATGACGGCGGCGATCATACGATCTTCGTGGGCGAAGTGCTCGGCGCCGGCACGCGCGACGGTGAGCCGCTGCTCTACCATCGCGGCCGCTATAGCCGGCTGGCGGAATGACGGCAGCGCGAGGACGCGGCCGCACGCTTGCGGCGCTGGCTGTCGGAGTCACTCTCGGAGCCGCGGCGAGCGCGGGGACTGCGCTGCTGCTCTACACCGGTCAGGGCTTCCTGCGGGCGGCCGGACTGCTGGTATCCTCCACGATGATGGCCATCGCCGCGGGCCTGTGGGCGGGAACGCCTGAGGCCGGGCGCGCGAGGGCCGTCAGGACGCGCCTGCGATGGGTGGGGTTCATCGTCGCACTCATCGCGGGTGGCATGCTGACCGCCCTGTGGGGCGCGCGCCCGCCGCTGCGGGAGCTGGCGTGGGGCGGCGCGCTGTCGGTGCTCCTCGCACTCGCGCTGCCGGGTTATGCGGGCGGTGCGTTGCTGGCGGGTCTGCACGCACGCGACCGAAGCGTCGGCGCGGGCGCAGTCGCGGCCGCCGCGGTGGCAGGCAGCGCGTTCGGTATCCTGCTCGCCGCGACCGTTCTCATCCCCAACCTGGAACCTTACGGCGTCTATTACGGTGGCGCCGTCCTGCTCGCGCTCGTGTCGATCGTCGATCGCGGAGGGGCGTCGTTGTCGAGCGGAACCGGAGATGTGCACATGATCAACCGCGTAGCCATCGTGACGGGCGCCGCCGATCGCGGCCAGCTGGGATACGTCATCGCCCGCAGGTTCCTCGACGCCGGTGCGCGCGTCGTCATCAGCGCACGGTCGGACGCGCTCGATGAGACCGCGCAGACTCTGACGCCCCACGGTGACGTGCTGGCGGTACGCGCCGATCTCACGAGCGATGAGGATGTCGCGCACCTGATCGAGGCTACGCAGGAGCGGTTCGGCCGGCTCGACGCGGTGATCAACGTTGCTGGCGGTCTGTCCGTGAACGCGACGGTGGAGGACACGACGCCGGAGGAGTGGCAGCGTGAAATCGAGCGGAACGCTGGCACCGCGCTGCGGCTGTCGCGCGCTGCACTGCCGCTTCTGCGCGAGAGCCGCGGCTCGATCGTCAACTTCGCGGCGCCCGCCGCAACGCGCGCAGTGGCGAAGCTCGCCGCATACAGTGCCGCGAAAGCGGCAGTCGTCGCGCTCACCCGCTCCCTTGCCATCGAGGAGAAGGCGAACGGCGTACGCGTGAACGCCATCGCGCCCGGCCTGATGGATACGGATCAGAATCGCGCGGACATGGGAGAGGATGTGACGTATGTCGGTCGCGATGATGTGGCGACCGTCGCGCTGTTCCTCGCCGGGCCCGGCTCCCGCGGTATCACCGGCGAGACCGTTCAGGTGCTGGGCGAGACGATCCGCTGATCTGTTGTGCTCGCCTGCCGGGCCAGCAGCACCGCGGCACACACGACCAGCCCCATGCCGATCATCTGGAGTGCCTCCAGCCTCTCTCCGAGCAGCACTGCGGCGAGCAGCGCTGCTATGCCCGGCTCGATCGATGCCAGCATTGCAGCCGTGCTGGCGCGAAGATGCTTCAGCGCGGTGATATAGAGGGCGTACGGCAGCAGGGTCGGCACAATGCCGAGTCCGATGAGCAGCACCGCCTGGTCGGGCGCGCGCAGGAACGGCGTCACGGGTGAGGCGAGTATTCCGAGCGAAGCCGCCGCGAACGCGAAGGACCAGAACACCGAGGCGACGGGGCCGTAACGCTCACTGGCGACCTTGCTGAAAAGCGTGTAGAGCGCGTAGCCCAGTCCGGATCCCAGACCGAACAGAAGTGCCGGGAAGGGCAGGGCGGCTGTGCCGCGCAGAACGGCCTGCGCGGCCCCCGTCACGAGCATCACGCCGGTGAGGGCGAGGCCGAGCGAGATCATGCGGAGCCGTCCGAAGCGCTCGCGCCACAGCACGACGGACATCAGCACGACGAAAGCCGGCGCGGTGTAGAGAAGCGCGACCGCGATCGATACGGTGGTGCGCTGGAGCGCGGCGAGGAAGAGCAGCCCGAAGAGGGCGAAGCCGGCAATGCCGTACGCGGCGAAAAAGGGCATCGAGCGCAGCGGCACGCGCACGCCGCGCAGCCGGCGTGCCAGAGCGATCAGCAGGACTGCGGCAAAGGCGACGCCGGCACGTGCGCTGGCAACCTCGAGAGGCTCGAGTCCCGCCTGGTAGAGGTACTTCGCGAAGATGCCGAACGTGGCCCAGAGGGACGCGGCGCTCAGTACGAGCGCCGCGCCGACTACTGGCCGACTTCGGAGAAGTAGCGCTTGTTGGCCAGCTCGATCCACTTGTCGCTCAGCAGCAGATGTCGCTGCGCAGCCGTCGATTGGCCCTGCGCATCATAGACCAGCGCCATACCCCGGTGCGTGTAGCCGTAGTATGCGGGGATCCCCTCGGTCGCGATGTCGACCCAGTGGCCCCACTCGTCGGGGATGCCGCCGCGGTGCATGAACACTTCGCTGAGCAGCGTCTCCGTACGCGGCATGTCGATGTATGGACCGATGACACCGGTGAGACCGCTCGGCGGCACCGCGTAGATGCCGCGCGCCGAGTCCGGCTGGACCGGCCCGTCATTGAGCTTGAGTGCGACACCCTGACGGACCAGGTACGGTCGCAGGTTCAGCTCCTCGTACGCCTGCGTAGTCATCGCGAAGTAGATCGGCCGGTCGCCCATGGCGGTCTGGATGATCTGCGCCATGAAGAAGTCCGCGGGCACCATCACCGTACCTTCCGGCAGCAGCGTCTGGATGCCGGCCGCGTTGAAGGAACGGGCAGCCTGCAGCCGGAACGGCGGCGTGTTCGTCACTTCCTGTATATCAGCATCGCTCAGCGGCAGAATGGAAGTGGTCGGCGCGCCGCCCTCGCGTTCGGCCACGCTCACACCTGGCTGATCGCCCTGCGTAACGAACGGTCGATAGAACGCCGGACCTTTATCGGGCTCATAGGGTCGCTGGCAGATGATACGCGTGTGGTCCTGGCTGGCTGACTCGCCGGGCGCGCACGGCTGCGTGAGGTCACGCAGCTGGCGCGCATACCACGGTGTGTTGAGGTAGCTCATGACGATGACCGTCACGTCACGGCGGATGCCTTCCGTCTCCTGCAGGTACCACAGCGGGAACGTGTCGTTGTCGCCGTTCGTGAACAGCACGCCGTACGGTTCCACGCTCATGAGGAGATTGTACGCCCAGTCGCGCGCCGCATAATCATTGCTGCGATCGGCCCAGCTCCAGTTCGCGAACAGCGGGATCAGCGCGAGCACCAGCACGGGTGCGGCCTTCCACGAATGTCGCAGGGACGAGGCGGCACGATCGAATACGGCACCGCGCACAGCCCCGTCGGCGGCATCCACGCGGTCGGAGAGCCAGAGCCACAGCGCGGCGATGCCGATGCCCGCCCAGAGGCCCCAGAGCGAGAAGCTGACGATGAAGAAGTAGTCGCGCTCGCGCACCTCGGTCACTTCGCGCGTCACGCCCGGGTACGAGTATCCGTACTTGAAGTTGAGATAGAACGTGAGGCCGAACGCGAGCGTC
It contains:
- a CDS encoding helical backbone metal receptor; amino-acid sequence: MGCGSEGTSSRRPASDIVVVDDAGRTVALDSAARRVISMIPAQTEIVAILAGPSVLVARTRWDMDPRLAHLPSIGNALTPSVEWLAARQPDLVIAWPDAQSRDVVQRLGDIGIPVYASRVESVAQIHSMIERLGVLLGADARADSLIDAIDDSLAAVRAAVAGRTAPRVLYLLSADPPMIAGPGTFVDDLVTIAGGENVFADMQQLWPQVSLEEIVRRQPDVIIRPSDRALDDPLAGLAGAPGWREVAAVRNARVYAVDPDLYNRAGATVGAAARGLAERIHAAAGQ
- a CDS encoding DUF2723 domain-containing protein; this encodes MSMMTDARRPTTRVQAAAEPYRPPYLAAALASAGVFLLYVISLAPTTAFWDTSEYIATATIMGIPHPPGNPLFVVLARAWDLLLSPFGLPTAVRINLFSAMMSALAHGCWFLLADRILSFYSTDRVFRLIGATAAVLVSATAFTVWNQSNVNEKVYTVSLFTIALLSWLAFRWRDNLGEGKDDNLILLMLFILALSVGNHLMAFLAAPALVVYILVVEPRTLLNWKLYATGLVVVLLGLSVHLYLPIRAGLDPVINEADPTCETVGSAIVSVATMGRAGCAELSDALQRRQYDKPSMFKNPIAYSQGYDVPRGAGLLAAQYANYAQYFDWQWARSVNGLMSYFAPLRTIFTLLFVGLGIFGAWSHFRRDRTSWYYFALLFVTLAFGLTFYLNFKYGYSYPGVTREVTEVRERDYFFIVSFSLWGLWAGIGIAALWLWLSDRVDAADGAVRGAVFDRAASSLRHSWKAAPVLVLALIPLFANWSWADRSNDYAARDWAYNLLMSVEPYGVLFTNGDNDTFPLWYLQETEGIRRDVTVIVMSYLNTPWYARQLRDLTQPCAPGESASQDHTRIICQRPYEPDKGPAFYRPFVTQGDQPGVSVAEREGGAPTTSILPLSDADIQEVTNTPPFRLQAARSFNAAGIQTLLPEGTVMVPADFFMAQIIQTAMGDRPIYFAMTTQAYEELNLRPYLVRQGVALKLNDGPVQPDSARGIYAVPPSGLTGVIGPYIDMPRTETLLSEVFMHRGGIPDEWGHWVDIATEGIPAYYGYTHRGMALVYDAQGQSTAAQRHLLLSDKWIELANKRYFSEVGQ
- a CDS encoding SDR family oxidoreductase, yielding MTAARGRGRTLAALAVGVTLGAAASAGTALLLYTGQGFLRAAGLLVSSTMMAIAAGLWAGTPEAGRARAVRTRLRWVGFIVALIAGGMLTALWGARPPLRELAWGGALSVLLALALPGYAGGALLAGLHARDRSVGAGAVAAAAVAGSAFGILLAATVLIPNLEPYGVYYGGAVLLALVSIVDRGGASLSSGTGDVHMINRVAIVTGAADRGQLGYVIARRFLDAGARVVISARSDALDETAQTLTPHGDVLAVRADLTSDEDVAHLIEATQERFGRLDAVINVAGGLSVNATVEDTTPEEWQREIERNAGTALRLSRAALPLLRESRGSIVNFAAPAATRAVAKLAAYSAAKAAVVALTRSLAIEEKANGVRVNAIAPGLMDTDQNRADMGEDVTYVGRDDVATVALFLAGPGSRGITGETVQVLGETIR
- a CDS encoding flavin reductase family protein; translation: MKPGPTEFRYVLGHWSTGVAIVTTLTRSGGPCGLTANAIAAVSLTPPLVLACVERGADTHEALRHAGVFSINILAAGSEAMARRFAGDDAGGKFAGVSFHTEASGAPVLDEALAWVDCRVHADYDGGDHTIFVGEVLGAGTRDGEPLLYHRGRYSRLAE
- a CDS encoding DMT family transporter produces the protein MDRAGQQALLLRSRPVVGAALVLSAASLWATFGIFAKYLYQAGLEPLEVASARAGVAFAAVLLIALARRLRGVRVPLRSMPFFAAYGIAGFALFGLLFLAALQRTTVSIAVALLYTAPAFVVLMSVVLWRERFGRLRMISLGLALTGVMLVTGAAQAVLRGTAALPFPALLFGLGSGLGYALYTLFSKVASERYGPVASVFWSFAFAAASLGILASPVTPFLRAPDQAVLLIGLGIVPTLLPYALYITALKHLRASTAAMLASIEPGIAALLAAVLLGERLEALQMIGMGLVVCAAVLLARQASTTDQRIVSPST